In the genome of Kitasatospora cathayae, one region contains:
- the phoU gene encoding phosphate signaling complex protein PhoU: protein MRDAYHEELDAIGDSLVEMARLVGSALGRATTALLDADLALAEGVIAADEKINDLHHDLENRAIDLLARQQPVATDLRIVVTSLRMSADLERCGDLARHVAKVARMRYPESAVPADLQSTVLELGQLAQRLVAKAGLVIATKDVDKALEMEQDDDRIDALHRELLSHLIDERWHHGIETAVDITLVGRYYERFADHAVSVAKRVVYLVTGEHVAEFVAATEAAEAAGAE from the coding sequence ATGCGCGACGCGTACCACGAGGAACTCGATGCGATCGGCGACAGCCTGGTCGAGATGGCCCGGCTGGTCGGCTCGGCCCTGGGCCGGGCCACCACCGCCCTCCTCGACGCGGACCTGGCGCTGGCGGAGGGCGTGATCGCCGCCGACGAGAAGATCAACGATCTCCACCACGATCTCGAGAACCGCGCCATCGACCTGCTCGCCCGCCAGCAGCCCGTCGCCACCGACCTGCGCATCGTGGTCACGTCCCTGCGGATGAGCGCCGACCTGGAGCGCTGCGGGGACCTCGCCCGGCACGTCGCCAAGGTCGCGCGGATGCGCTACCCCGAGTCGGCGGTGCCCGCCGACCTGCAGTCCACCGTCCTGGAGCTGGGCCAGCTCGCCCAGCGCCTGGTGGCCAAGGCGGGCCTGGTGATCGCCACCAAGGACGTCGACAAGGCCCTGGAGATGGAGCAGGACGACGACCGGATCGACGCCCTGCACCGCGAGCTGCTGTCGCACCTGATCGACGAGCGCTGGCACCACGGCATCGAGACCGCCGTCGACATCACCCTGGTCGGCCGCTACTACGAGCGCTTCGCGGACCACGCGGTGTCGGTCGCCAAGCGCGTGGTGTACCTGGTGACGGGCGAGCACGTGGCCGAGTTCGTGGCCGCCACCGAGGCGGCGGAGGCCGCGGGGGCGGAGTGA
- a CDS encoding sensor histidine kinase, protein MDVNVAAAAACAIAGLGVGLTASIAFRWSEREQARSRYAGGKHYGRYQPLGTGTPEPPLPPGVDTVLSVLRSCAIVLGEGDEVVKASSAAYAMGLVRGGAVAVDQMLALARATRRDGEIRQVELEVPRPGAARAAEPLAVSVRVAPLGSRLVLVLVEDQTERRRVEAVRRDFVANVSHELKTPVGALSLLSEAVADAADDPEAVQRFAGRMQVEATRLASLVQEIIDLSRVQDDRLMVDPEPVAVDELIAEAIDRCRQQAAAKQILIAAGGIAGLYLHGNRGQLAAALGNLVENAVNYSPPRTRVAIATRRISSAAALGEADGELIEISVTDQGIGISEKDRERVFERFYRVDPARSRQTGGTGLGLSIVKHVAASHGGTVSVWSVEGQGSTFTVRLPAGQAPATHDDPDERDPDERDDDLDGDASDDRAPRAPRDEPGADTAGPATAPRTLTTDRTDRTARSLPVGERQVPLTKTTQLAPEA, encoded by the coding sequence ATGGACGTGAACGTGGCCGCTGCCGCTGCCTGCGCCATAGCCGGGCTCGGCGTCGGCCTCACCGCCTCCATCGCCTTCCGCTGGAGCGAGCGCGAGCAGGCCAGGAGCAGGTACGCCGGCGGCAAGCACTACGGCCGGTACCAGCCGCTGGGCACCGGCACCCCGGAGCCCCCGCTGCCGCCGGGCGTCGACACCGTGCTCTCCGTGCTCCGCTCCTGCGCGATCGTGCTGGGCGAGGGCGACGAGGTGGTCAAGGCCAGCTCGGCGGCGTACGCGATGGGCTTGGTGCGCGGCGGCGCGGTCGCCGTGGACCAGATGCTCGCACTGGCCCGCGCCACCCGCCGGGACGGCGAGATCCGGCAGGTGGAACTGGAGGTGCCCCGCCCCGGCGCGGCCCGCGCGGCCGAGCCGCTAGCGGTCTCCGTCCGGGTCGCCCCGCTGGGCTCCCGGCTGGTGCTGGTGCTGGTCGAGGACCAGACCGAGCGCCGCCGGGTGGAAGCCGTCCGCCGGGACTTCGTGGCCAACGTCAGCCACGAGCTCAAGACCCCGGTCGGCGCCCTGTCGCTGCTCTCCGAGGCGGTCGCCGACGCGGCCGACGACCCGGAGGCGGTGCAGCGCTTCGCCGGCCGGATGCAGGTCGAGGCGACCCGCCTGGCCAGCCTGGTGCAGGAGATCATCGACCTCTCCCGGGTCCAGGACGACCGGCTGATGGTCGACCCGGAGCCGGTCGCGGTGGACGAACTGATCGCCGAGGCGATCGACCGCTGCCGCCAGCAGGCCGCCGCCAAGCAGATCCTGATCGCGGCCGGCGGCATCGCCGGGCTCTACCTGCACGGCAACCGCGGCCAGCTCGCCGCCGCGCTCGGCAACCTGGTGGAGAACGCCGTCAACTACAGCCCGCCCCGTACCCGGGTGGCCATCGCCACCCGCCGGATCTCCAGCGCCGCGGCGCTCGGCGAGGCGGACGGCGAGCTGATCGAGATCTCGGTCACCGACCAGGGCATCGGCATCTCCGAGAAGGACCGCGAGCGGGTCTTCGAGCGCTTCTACCGGGTCGACCCGGCCCGCTCCCGGCAGACCGGCGGCACCGGCCTCGGCCTGTCCATCGTCAAGCACGTCGCCGCCTCGCACGGCGGCACCGTCTCGGTGTGGAGCGTCGAGGGACAGGGTTCGACCTTCACCGTGCGCCTGCCCGCCGGCCAGGCGCCCGCCACCCACGACGACCCGGACGAGCGCGACCCGGACGAGCGCGACGACGACCTCGACGGCGACGCTTCCGACGACCGCGCACCCCGCGCACCCCGCGACGAGCCCGGTGCCGACACCGCCGGGCCCGCCACGGCACCCCGAACCCTCACCACGGACCGCACCGACCGTACGGCCCGTTCGCTCCCCGTCGGGGAGCGGCAAGTACCCCTGACAAAGACAACCCAGCTTGCCCCGGAGGCCTGA
- a CDS encoding response regulator transcription factor: protein MTRVLVVEDEESFSDALSYMLRKEGFEVAVAATGPDALEQFERNGADLVLLDLMLPGLPGTEVCRQLRVRSNVPVIMVTAKDSEIDKVVGLEIGADDYVTKPYSTRELVARIRAVLRRRGEDGGAGENGGGPGALEAGPVRMDVDRHVVTVDGAKVDLPLKEFDLLEMLLRNAGRVLTRMQLIDRVWGADYVGDTKTLDVHVKRLRAKIEPDPGAPRYLVTVRGLGYKFEP, encoded by the coding sequence GTGACCCGAGTACTGGTGGTCGAGGACGAGGAGTCGTTCAGCGACGCCCTCTCGTACATGCTCCGCAAGGAGGGCTTCGAGGTGGCCGTCGCCGCGACCGGCCCGGACGCCCTGGAGCAGTTCGAACGCAACGGCGCCGACCTCGTCCTGCTCGACCTGATGCTGCCGGGCCTGCCGGGCACCGAGGTCTGCCGCCAGCTCCGGGTGCGCTCCAACGTCCCGGTGATCATGGTGACCGCCAAGGACAGCGAGATCGACAAGGTCGTCGGGCTGGAGATAGGCGCCGACGACTACGTCACCAAGCCGTACTCCACCCGTGAGCTGGTCGCCCGGATCCGCGCGGTGCTGCGCCGCCGCGGCGAGGACGGCGGCGCGGGCGAGAACGGCGGCGGCCCGGGCGCCCTGGAAGCGGGCCCGGTCCGGATGGACGTGGACCGGCACGTGGTGACGGTGGACGGCGCCAAGGTCGACCTGCCGCTCAAGGAGTTCGACCTGCTGGAGATGCTGCTGCGCAACGCGGGCCGGGTGCTCACCCGCATGCAGCTGATCGACCGGGTCTGGGGTGCGGACTACGTCGGTGACACCAAGACCCTGGACGTCCACGTGAAGCGCCTGCGGGCCAAGATCGAGCCCGACCCGGGCGCGCCGCGCTACCTGGTCACCGTCCGCGGCCTCGGCTACAAGTTCGAGCCGTAA
- a CDS encoding DUF461 domain-containing protein — protein sequence MSRSLRRGSIAAIAAIAIASLSSCAAGTTPDTLQIKPDNAAATLGTNLRLNNIVIVTGVGTSGDYTGPANLVVNISNTAGTPAELQSITVGSATATFADAAGAPQSSIVVPAGGSVMLGGQGNPSASFSSASVHIGGFATTTFAFKDGQKVDAQAGVSPDSGENGRGLYKGYGPTPAASASTKAASPAASAPASPATPSAGATTPGAPATPATPSVGATVPGAPVAGATATATAPAAH from the coding sequence GTGAGCCGCAGCCTTCGACGCGGCAGCATCGCCGCCATCGCCGCCATCGCCATCGCCTCGCTGTCCTCCTGCGCCGCCGGCACCACGCCGGACACCCTGCAGATCAAGCCGGACAACGCGGCGGCGACCCTGGGGACGAACCTTCGACTGAACAACATCGTGATCGTCACCGGGGTCGGCACCTCGGGCGACTACACGGGCCCCGCCAACCTGGTCGTGAACATCTCCAACACGGCCGGCACCCCGGCGGAGCTGCAGTCGATCACCGTCGGCAGCGCCACCGCCACCTTCGCGGACGCCGCCGGCGCCCCGCAGTCCAGCATCGTCGTGCCGGCCGGCGGCTCCGTGATGCTCGGCGGCCAGGGCAACCCCTCCGCCTCCTTCAGCTCGGCCTCCGTCCACATCGGCGGCTTCGCCACCACCACCTTCGCCTTCAAGGACGGCCAGAAGGTCGACGCCCAGGCCGGCGTGAGCCCGGACTCCGGCGAGAACGGCCGCGGCCTGTACAAGGGCTACGGCCCGACCCCGGCCGCCTCCGCGTCCACCAAGGCCGCCTCCCCGGCCGCGAGCGCCCCGGCCAGCCCGGCCACCCCGTCCGCCGGCGCCACCACCCCGGGCGCACCGGCCACCCCGGCCACCCCGTCGGTCGGCGCCACCGTCCCGGGCGCGCCGGTCGCCGGTGCCACCGCGACGGCGACCGCTCCGGCCGCCCACTGA